One Syntrophaceae bacterium DNA window includes the following coding sequences:
- a CDS encoding YeeE/YedE family protein — MNELISGLITGVIFGFLLQRGQVLRYDKQVGAMRLLDMTIMKFMLSAILVAMIGLYALHAQGLVKFSIKETIIGANVIGGLLYGIGWAVVGYCPGTAVGALAEGRWDALFGIAGMLLGAALFAEAYPQVKATVLTWGSYGKITIPTALGVSPWPVIAVLTVLFLGLFWFFEKKGL; from the coding sequence ATGAACGAACTCATCTCCGGCCTCATCACCGGCGTGATCTTCGGGTTCCTCCTCCAGAGGGGGCAGGTGCTGCGGTACGACAAGCAGGTGGGCGCCATGCGCCTTCTCGACATGACGATCATGAAGTTCATGCTCTCGGCGATCCTCGTCGCCATGATCGGGCTCTACGCCCTCCATGCGCAGGGGCTCGTCAAGTTCAGCATCAAGGAGACGATCATCGGGGCCAATGTCATCGGCGGGCTGCTGTACGGCATCGGCTGGGCCGTGGTGGGGTACTGCCCGGGGACGGCCGTGGGGGCTCTGGCCGAGGGACGCTGGGACGCCCTGTTCGGCATCGCGGGCATGCTCCTGGGCGCGGCCCTCTTTGCCGAGGCCTACCCGCAGGTCAAGGCGACGGTCCTCACGTGGGGAAGCTACGGCAAGATCACGATCCCGACGGCGCTCGGCGTGAGCCCCTGGCCCGTCATCGCGGTGCTCACCGTGCTGTTTTTGGGGCTTTTCTGGTTCTTCGAGAAGAAGGGGCTGTGA
- a CDS encoding YeeE/YedE family protein, whose product MTRGGWSPYIAGALAGVLLVMSVFLTGKYFGASTTFVRTAGMIEQVVLPEHAAGQEYYKKEKIRIEWQWMFVLGIFFGSLAAAVFSKDYRPTPVPPMWESRFGPSKAKRWVAAFLGGIVLMFGARMADGUPSGHGLSGLAQIAVSGYIALFCFFGAGVITARILYGGKRS is encoded by the coding sequence ATGACACGCGGGGGATGGTCCCCCTACATTGCCGGGGCTCTGGCGGGGGTGCTGCTCGTGATGTCCGTGTTCCTGACGGGCAAGTATTTCGGCGCCTCGACGACCTTTGTCCGCACGGCGGGCATGATCGAGCAGGTCGTCCTGCCCGAGCATGCGGCGGGCCAAGAGTACTACAAGAAGGAAAAGATCAGGATCGAGTGGCAGTGGATGTTCGTCCTGGGGATCTTCTTCGGGTCCCTGGCGGCGGCGGTGTTCTCGAAGGACTACCGGCCCACTCCCGTGCCGCCCATGTGGGAGTCCCGCTTCGGGCCGTCAAAGGCGAAGCGATGGGTTGCGGCCTTCCTCGGGGGCATCGTGCTCATGTTCGGGGCCCGCATGGCCGACGGGTGACCAAGCGGCCACGGTTTGAGCGGTCTGGCTCAAATAGCGGTGAGCGGCTACATCGCCCTGTTCTGCTTTTTCGGCGCCGGCGTCATCACGGCGCGGATTCTCTACGGAGGGAAACGGTCATGA
- a CDS encoding NAD(P)H-quinone oxidoreductase, whose protein sequence is MKAVLMEGFGGVEVLRVGEVPVPQPAEGQVLIRVMATSVNRPDLVQREGKYPPPPGESDILGLEVAGLIEETGPGVTGWKRGDRVMSLVGGGGYAEYAVAYANHPMRIPDSMSFEEAACVCESYITAFLNVFILGELRDNQVALLHGGGGGVNTAAVQLCRALVPNTKLIVTASPEKMDRVKALGVDLVINYRETPDFSEAVKAFTGKRGVDVILDHIGAKYLEPNMNSLAYAGRLVLIGVTSGIKAELNLGLLMVKRQRIIGSVLRSRPVSEKGEIVAEFTRRALPKFADRTIVPLIERVFPLEEVQAAHRMMEEDRHFGKIVMRVGP, encoded by the coding sequence ATGAAAGCGGTCCTGATGGAAGGGTTCGGGGGTGTCGAGGTCCTGAGGGTGGGCGAGGTGCCCGTGCCGCAGCCGGCGGAAGGCCAGGTCCTCATCCGCGTCATGGCCACCTCCGTCAACCGGCCCGACCTGGTCCAGAGGGAGGGGAAGTACCCGCCGCCGCCGGGGGAATCCGACATCCTGGGCCTGGAGGTGGCGGGCCTCATCGAGGAGACGGGGCCCGGTGTGACCGGCTGGAAACGGGGCGACCGCGTCATGTCCCTCGTGGGGGGAGGCGGCTACGCCGAGTACGCCGTGGCCTACGCGAACCACCCCATGCGCATCCCCGACAGCATGAGCTTCGAGGAGGCGGCCTGCGTCTGCGAATCCTACATCACGGCCTTCCTGAACGTGTTCATCCTCGGGGAGCTGCGGGACAACCAGGTTGCGCTGCTACACGGCGGCGGCGGCGGCGTCAACACGGCGGCCGTGCAGCTCTGCAGGGCCCTCGTCCCGAACACGAAGCTCATCGTGACGGCGTCGCCCGAGAAGATGGACCGCGTGAAGGCCCTGGGCGTGGATCTGGTCATCAATTACAGGGAGACCCCCGATTTTTCGGAGGCCGTCAAGGCCTTCACCGGCAAGCGGGGCGTCGACGTGATCCTGGACCACATCGGGGCCAAGTACCTCGAGCCGAACATGAACTCGCTGGCCTATGCGGGCAGGCTGGTTCTCATCGGCGTGACGAGCGGCATCAAGGCCGAGCTCAACCTGGGCCTCTTGATGGTGAAGCGCCAGCGGATCATCGGCTCGGTCCTGCGGTCCCGACCGGTTTCCGAGAAGGGCGAGATCGTGGCGGAGTTCACGCGCCGGGCCCTGCCGAAGTTCGCCGACAGGACCATCGTGCCCCTCATCGAGAGGGTCTTCCCCCTCGAGGAGGTGCAGGCCGCCCACCGGATGATGGAGGAGGACCGGCACTTCGGAAAGATCGTGATGAGAGTGGGCCCATGA